The Rhodocytophaga rosea genome has a segment encoding these proteins:
- a CDS encoding head GIN domain-containing protein, with protein MKKLIYVVAFAFSAFTYSVYGQGTETRNVSSFDQVHVSGSFEVTLVKGNTESVKIESSSLELNKIETEVEGGKLKIGLEKGTYRNTGNIKVLVTYKEIEGIHSSGSSSVVCDSELKADDFELHTSGSGSIKIASLNTNDLKIHNSGSGSVEVAGTAKKQSVNISGSSKINAFDLKSEESQVSISGSGNVNINVTQSLEARVSGSGDIRYKGNPDIRNIHVSGSGNIKKVN; from the coding sequence ATGAAAAAATTAATCTATGTTGTCGCCTTTGCCTTCAGTGCCTTTACCTATTCTGTGTATGGTCAGGGAACCGAAACCCGTAATGTGAGCTCATTTGATCAAGTACATGTAAGCGGCAGTTTTGAAGTAACCCTGGTTAAAGGGAATACAGAGTCTGTAAAAATCGAATCCAGCAGCCTGGAGCTTAATAAAATTGAAACGGAAGTAGAGGGGGGTAAATTAAAAATAGGTCTGGAGAAAGGAACCTACCGCAATACCGGAAATATTAAAGTACTCGTCACTTATAAAGAAATAGAGGGTATTCATTCTTCTGGTTCTTCATCAGTTGTTTGTGATTCTGAATTAAAAGCAGATGATTTTGAGTTGCATACCAGTGGCTCAGGCAGTATTAAAATCGCTTCGTTGAACACCAATGACTTGAAAATTCATAATTCCGGTTCAGGCAGTGTAGAGGTAGCAGGTACAGCCAAAAAGCAATCAGTTAATATCAGCGGTTCCAGTAAAATAAATGCATTTGATCTGAAAAGTGAAGAAAGCCAGGTAAGCATTAGCGGTTCCGGAAATGTAAATATCAATGTAACCCAATCCTTAGAAGCTAGAGTTTCTGGTTCCGGAGACATTCGCTATAAAGGAAACCCTGACATACGGAATATTCATGTATCCGGCTCCGGTAACATCAAAAAGGTAAATTAA
- a CDS encoding prolyl oligopeptidase family serine peptidase, whose amino-acid sequence MLKSLIPVFLCFLLICCSSFMKAQGQQENKKFITETGYLLFLPQDYAKDAQKRWPMILFLHGSGERGTVIDSVKKHGPPKIVEQKKDFPFIVVSPQCAPGENWSANTLNKLVDEIIKNNRVDTNRMYLTGLSMGGYGTWEYALRFPDRFAAIAPVCGGGDPGRVWSIRSLPIWVFHGAKDLAVPIKQSEDMVNALKKVGNDVKFTVYPEAGHDSWTETYNNPALYEWFLKHKRKAKIAIKVNPTVYDAYIGVYELEPHFSLTILKENNRLFVQPTDQPKIELHPETEKDFFIKEVNAQISFVKDSKGKVTELVLHQDGDKSARKVK is encoded by the coding sequence ATGCTCAAATCACTAATCCCGGTTTTTTTATGTTTCCTGTTGATCTGCTGTTCTTCCTTTATGAAAGCACAGGGTCAACAGGAGAACAAAAAATTCATAACTGAAACAGGCTATTTACTTTTTCTTCCGCAGGACTATGCCAAAGATGCCCAGAAAAGATGGCCAATGATTTTGTTTTTACACGGCTCTGGTGAACGGGGAACAGTGATTGATTCAGTGAAGAAACATGGACCTCCCAAAATTGTAGAGCAGAAAAAAGACTTTCCATTTATAGTAGTATCTCCTCAATGTGCGCCGGGAGAAAACTGGTCAGCAAATACATTAAATAAATTAGTAGATGAGATAATTAAAAATAACAGGGTAGATACTAACAGAATGTACCTGACCGGATTGAGTATGGGTGGGTATGGAACCTGGGAGTATGCGTTGCGTTTTCCAGACCGTTTTGCTGCGATTGCTCCTGTTTGTGGGGGAGGAGATCCAGGTAGGGTATGGTCCATCCGCTCGCTGCCTATATGGGTTTTTCATGGAGCGAAAGACCTAGCTGTACCAATCAAGCAATCTGAAGATATGGTGAATGCTTTGAAAAAAGTGGGAAACGATGTAAAGTTTACTGTGTATCCCGAAGCAGGCCACGATTCCTGGACGGAGACATATAATAATCCGGCTTTGTATGAGTGGTTTCTAAAGCACAAACGCAAAGCGAAAATAGCTATAAAAGTAAATCCTACTGTGTATGATGCCTATATTGGGGTGTATGAATTAGAACCTCATTTTTCGTTAACGATATTAAAAGAAAATAACCGGTTGTTTGTACAACCCACTGACCAGCCTAAAATAGAATTACATCCGGAAACGGAAAAAGACTTTTTTATAAAGGAAGTAAATGCCCAGATATCCTTTGTGAAAGATAGCAAAGGAAAAGTAACAGAGCTTGTCCTGCACCAGGATGGAGATAAATCTGCCAGAAAAGTGAAATAA
- a CDS encoding ABC transporter ATP-binding protein, producing the protein MIKLNNIFKWYSSGFVKTFVLRDVSLEIGQGEFVSIMGPSGSGKSSMLNIIGMLDEPSEGEYYFLDQPVHKLREKQRSELHKNYIGFVFQSYHLIDELTVYENLETPLLYKNIKSAERKAIVADTLDKFNIVGKKDLFPNQLSGGQQQLVGIARAVITTPKLILADEPTGNLNSAQGIEIMELFKKLNQEGVTIVQVTHSEKNAEYGTRIVSLLDGRVEQAYA; encoded by the coding sequence ATGATTAAACTAAACAATATTTTTAAGTGGTACTCTTCCGGATTTGTGAAAACCTTTGTGTTACGCGATGTAAGCCTGGAAATCGGACAAGGTGAATTTGTATCCATTATGGGACCGTCAGGATCAGGAAAATCTTCTATGCTCAATATAATTGGTATGCTGGATGAACCTTCGGAAGGAGAGTATTATTTCCTGGATCAGCCGGTTCATAAACTCCGTGAAAAACAGCGTTCCGAACTTCATAAAAACTACATTGGTTTTGTTTTTCAGAGTTATCATCTCATCGATGAACTAACCGTGTATGAAAATCTGGAAACGCCATTGTTGTATAAAAATATTAAATCTGCCGAGCGCAAAGCCATTGTAGCGGATACCCTGGATAAGTTTAACATTGTTGGCAAAAAAGATCTGTTTCCCAATCAGTTATCGGGTGGACAGCAGCAGTTAGTGGGTATTGCCAGAGCAGTAATTACAACGCCTAAATTGATATTAGCCGACGAACCTACCGGAAACCTGAATTCTGCCCAGGGAATTGAAATAATGGAACTATTTAAGAAGCTAAACCAGGAAGGAGTAACCATTGTGCAGGTAACGCACTCCGAAAAGAATGCTGAATATGGCACCAGAATCGTTAGCTTATTAGATGGCAGGGTAGAACAAGCATATGCCTAG
- a CDS encoding ABC transporter permease: MFQNYLKIALRNILKYTGFSFINIFGLALGLTCCLLISLYIRDELSYDKYHTNADRIYRVTRNWTSQDGSVSLHLGHVAPPFGPLLENEFPDIEASARIIQNGFLFRYDEKAFNENNVFIAEPAIFKIFTIPVISGDPKKALDDPFSIMLSDKMAEKYFNNENAVGKVIKIDNQFQVKITGIFKHFPANSHFHPDFLVSFSTLNDDNVYGRENLRTNFGNNSFGTYLLLPENYNTQTITSQIPVFLDKVLAGNNPNNGPKPSAGTNLFLQKLTDIHLHSHLDSEFEANSDITTLYILSAIAVFILIIACINFMNLSTALAAKRAKEVGIRKVMGVTKDKLVIQFLSESVVFSMIALVLAIGIVQLSLPALNNFTGRELSVGYLENWYTLPLLITLALIVGVIAGSYPALYLSSFQPISILKGKLLSAQAGSGLQAISLRQILVVLQFTISIVLMICTGIMFNQLNFLSNKSLGFEKDHVVTLSYFGELSEQYESFKNQLTSQTSVQQVGRSSRIPSGRLLDSNGATAQVGDSLQPTSATIKFLRVDHDFISTYKIEMAAGRNFSKEFGTDDTTAFIINQEAASMIGWKTAEEAIGKQFTYGPRKGRIIGVVKDFNFESMHQEIAPMVFFIAPNDGYNYLSVKINGTNVKETLAQIEKTWYKFLPERPFEYTFLDENFGRLYEKEQKQGQLFSTFSILAILIGCLGLFGLASFTAVQRTKEIGIRKVLGASVSGIVTLLSKEFLKLVFIANLIAWPVAWFAMSKWLDGFAYSVNISPWTFLLAALLALIIALITVSYQSIKAAIANPVKSLRAE, encoded by the coding sequence ATGTTTCAGAACTATTTAAAAATTGCGCTTCGCAATATTCTCAAATACACAGGTTTCTCGTTCATTAATATCTTTGGTCTGGCATTAGGCCTAACATGCTGCCTGCTGATTTCGCTATATATTCGTGACGAATTAAGTTATGATAAGTATCACACCAATGCTGACCGCATCTACCGCGTTACCCGTAACTGGACTTCGCAGGATGGTTCGGTTAGTTTGCATTTAGGCCATGTGGCTCCTCCTTTTGGACCCTTGCTTGAAAACGAATTCCCCGATATCGAAGCTTCTGCCAGAATCATACAAAATGGTTTTTTATTTCGCTACGATGAAAAAGCCTTTAATGAAAATAATGTTTTTATCGCTGAACCAGCCATATTTAAAATATTTACCATTCCGGTAATTAGTGGCGATCCCAAAAAAGCCCTGGATGATCCATTTTCCATCATGTTGAGTGATAAAATGGCAGAGAAGTATTTTAATAATGAGAATGCTGTGGGCAAGGTGATTAAAATAGACAACCAGTTTCAGGTAAAAATTACAGGTATTTTCAAACACTTTCCGGCCAATTCGCATTTCCATCCGGATTTCCTGGTTTCGTTTTCTACTTTAAATGATGACAATGTGTATGGGCGGGAAAACCTGCGTACCAATTTTGGTAACAATTCCTTTGGTACATATTTACTACTGCCTGAAAATTACAATACGCAAACTATTACTTCGCAGATTCCGGTTTTTTTGGATAAGGTTTTGGCTGGCAATAATCCTAATAATGGGCCAAAACCTTCCGCAGGTACTAACTTATTTTTACAGAAACTTACCGATATACACCTCCACTCGCACCTAGATTCTGAATTTGAAGCCAATAGTGATATTACCACCTTATATATTTTATCAGCTATAGCTGTGTTTATCCTAATTATTGCCTGTATCAATTTTATGAATTTATCAACTGCTCTGGCTGCTAAACGTGCCAAAGAGGTGGGTATTCGTAAAGTGATGGGTGTAACAAAGGACAAGCTGGTCATTCAATTTTTAAGTGAGTCAGTTGTTTTTTCAATGATTGCACTGGTACTGGCCATTGGCATCGTACAACTATCTTTACCAGCTTTAAATAACTTTACTGGCCGGGAATTATCAGTAGGTTATCTGGAAAATTGGTATACACTGCCATTACTGATTACACTTGCTCTCATTGTAGGGGTAATAGCAGGCAGTTATCCGGCTTTATATCTTTCCTCATTCCAGCCTATTTCCATATTAAAAGGAAAATTGTTATCTGCCCAGGCAGGTTCTGGCTTACAGGCTATTTCACTACGCCAGATACTGGTGGTACTGCAATTCACTATTTCCATTGTACTCATGATTTGCACCGGAATTATGTTTAACCAGTTAAACTTTCTGAGCAATAAATCCTTGGGTTTTGAGAAAGACCATGTTGTAACCTTATCTTATTTCGGAGAATTATCCGAGCAATACGAATCTTTTAAAAATCAGCTCACCAGCCAGACTTCTGTACAACAAGTAGGTCGGTCTTCCAGAATACCTTCAGGACGATTGCTAGATTCTAATGGGGCAACTGCTCAGGTAGGAGATTCGCTTCAGCCTACTTCCGCTACTATTAAATTTTTAAGAGTAGACCATGATTTTATTTCTACTTACAAAATTGAAATGGCTGCTGGCAGGAATTTTTCCAAAGAGTTTGGCACCGATGACACTACTGCTTTCATTATTAATCAGGAGGCAGCCAGTATGATTGGCTGGAAAACTGCTGAAGAAGCTATAGGCAAGCAATTTACATACGGTCCTCGGAAAGGCCGCATTATTGGCGTAGTCAAAGATTTCAACTTTGAGTCGATGCACCAGGAAATTGCTCCCATGGTATTTTTTATCGCTCCTAACGATGGCTATAATTACTTATCTGTAAAAATAAACGGCACTAATGTTAAAGAAACATTGGCACAAATAGAAAAAACCTGGTACAAATTCTTACCAGAACGACCTTTTGAATATACCTTTTTAGATGAAAACTTTGGCCGTTTGTATGAAAAAGAACAGAAACAGGGGCAGCTTTTCTCAACTTTCTCTATCCTGGCAATTCTGATCGGATGCCTGGGTTTATTCGGTTTAGCTTCTTTTACAGCAGTTCAACGTACCAAAGAAATCGGTATACGAAAAGTACTGGGCGCTTCCGTATCGGGAATTGTCACTTTATTATCCAAAGAATTCTTAAAACTGGTTTTTATTGCCAACTTGATTGCCTGGCCAGTTGCCTGGTTTGCGATGAGTAAATGGTTAGACGGTTTTGCATACAGTGTAAACATCAGCCCCTGGACATTCTTATTAGCTGCCTTGCTCGCCTTAATTATTGCCCTTATTACGGTGAGTTACCAGTCAATTAAAGCAGCTATAGCCAATCCGGTGAAGAGTTTGAGAGCTGAATAG
- a CDS encoding ABC transporter permease gives MLKNYLKVALRNLFRHKLYTFINVAGLAVGIAFCLLIILFVQHEWSYDRFHPNAQRMYRVALKEITPDKTEYFNTVTPIVFAPMLKQNLAEVEQVVRVCTRSNLVKRNEVSFSETIHIVDTNFFHLFNFPLIKGPKNTALRNPNSVVLTEESAIKYFGKEDPIGKTLTIRLRDTDIDFTVSAVAKNAPSHSSIQFDYLISFENAKHIWHERALKAFFQVFVETYIQLPDEAALTNLQAKLPAVLKQNLGEDYTPGGYNLLFQPITDIHLNKDFPEGIEPISDPAYSYILATVAVLVLLIASINFITLSLGRSVSRAREVGIRKVVGAERKQLITQFWGEAILISLLSLITGIMLATFSLPVFNDLAGQTLTYNLVSEITLFSLILSMIVGLLAGMYPAIFLSRFNPIEVLKGHLKVSDAGIFRQGLIVFQFVLSISLIICTLIMSQQLRYLQNKNLGFDKEQVIVIPTGADETDALAIYERMKNELATHQSIAGITNAMFTLGEGWAEADYHDNTNTVRAMAINVVDHDFQKIMKTKMVAGRDFSKDISADISEAIIVNEALVKEYGWKNPIGERLPGKDFPPHQIIGVVKDFNYQSLHTPVKPLVMALSDSIFQGTENVNFSSSSRRKILVRIKPENIQTTIALLEQTWKKAAPSLPYTFSFMDETLNKQYQAEIRLSNMMNYATGFAVFIACLGLFSLATLAVQKRQREIGVRKVMGASVKSIVVLFSREFAKLVIIAFVVAAPLAYFIMHSWLQDFAYRIPISVWIYLLAGILSLVIALLTVSYQVIRAALANPVNALRSE, from the coding sequence ATGCTGAAAAATTATTTGAAAGTAGCCTTACGAAACCTGTTCAGGCATAAGCTATATACTTTTATCAATGTTGCCGGTTTGGCTGTTGGGATTGCCTTTTGCTTGCTTATTATTTTGTTTGTTCAACATGAGTGGAGTTATGACCGGTTTCATCCGAATGCCCAACGCATGTATAGGGTAGCATTGAAGGAAATTACGCCTGATAAAACAGAGTATTTTAATACAGTTACGCCAATTGTATTCGCTCCCATGCTGAAGCAAAATCTGGCTGAAGTAGAGCAGGTAGTTCGGGTATGTACACGCAGTAATCTGGTCAAACGGAATGAAGTATCTTTTTCAGAAACTATTCATATAGTAGACACCAATTTCTTTCATCTCTTTAACTTTCCACTTATTAAAGGCCCTAAAAATACTGCTTTAAGAAACCCAAATTCAGTGGTGTTGACAGAGGAATCAGCCATAAAATACTTTGGGAAAGAAGATCCCATTGGCAAAACGCTTACCATTCGCCTGAGAGACACAGATATAGATTTTACAGTGAGTGCTGTTGCGAAAAATGCACCTTCTCATTCCAGCATTCAGTTTGATTACCTCATTTCTTTTGAAAATGCTAAACATATCTGGCATGAACGGGCCCTGAAGGCTTTTTTTCAGGTATTTGTGGAAACATATATTCAATTACCAGATGAGGCTGCTTTAACTAACCTGCAAGCCAAGCTTCCTGCTGTACTGAAGCAAAACCTGGGCGAAGATTATACACCAGGTGGCTATAATCTGCTTTTCCAGCCGATTACAGATATTCACCTCAACAAAGATTTTCCGGAAGGTATAGAGCCTATTAGCGATCCGGCTTATTCCTATATACTAGCCACGGTAGCAGTGCTTGTGTTACTTATTGCCAGCATTAATTTTATTACTTTATCTCTGGGCAGGTCTGTAAGCCGGGCCAGAGAAGTAGGCATACGCAAAGTAGTAGGTGCTGAGCGCAAGCAACTAATAACGCAATTCTGGGGAGAAGCTATTCTCATTAGCCTGCTATCGCTTATAACTGGAATTATGCTGGCTACTTTTTCTTTACCTGTATTTAATGACTTAGCAGGTCAAACCCTCACGTACAATCTGGTAAGCGAAATTACGCTCTTCTCTTTAATCCTATCTATGATTGTTGGTTTATTAGCTGGTATGTATCCGGCTATATTCCTATCCAGATTTAATCCCATTGAAGTGTTGAAAGGGCATTTAAAAGTGAGCGATGCAGGTATTTTCAGACAAGGGTTAATAGTGTTTCAGTTCGTGCTATCTATTTCGCTTATTATTTGTACCCTAATCATGTCGCAGCAATTGCGCTATCTGCAAAATAAGAATCTTGGGTTCGATAAAGAGCAGGTCATAGTTATTCCTACCGGAGCAGACGAAACAGATGCCTTGGCAATTTATGAACGGATGAAAAATGAGCTGGCTACACATCAGAGTATTGCAGGAATTACCAATGCGATGTTTACGTTGGGAGAAGGCTGGGCCGAAGCAGATTACCACGATAATACCAACACGGTAAGGGCAATGGCTATAAATGTTGTAGATCATGATTTTCAAAAAATCATGAAAACAAAAATGGTGGCAGGCCGTGATTTTTCTAAAGATATTTCTGCGGATATCAGTGAAGCCATTATTGTAAATGAGGCACTGGTAAAAGAATATGGGTGGAAAAATCCAATAGGAGAGAGGCTTCCCGGTAAAGATTTCCCACCTCATCAGATTATTGGTGTAGTCAAAGATTTTAATTATCAATCGCTCCATACGCCTGTAAAACCTCTGGTAATGGCTTTAAGCGATTCTATTTTTCAGGGAACAGAAAATGTAAATTTTAGTAGTAGCTCCCGCCGCAAAATTCTGGTACGGATTAAACCTGAAAATATACAAACAACCATAGCGCTACTGGAGCAAACCTGGAAAAAAGCGGCTCCATCCTTGCCATATACTTTTTCTTTTATGGATGAAACCCTCAATAAACAATACCAAGCAGAAATACGGCTGAGCAATATGATGAATTATGCAACTGGCTTTGCCGTATTTATTGCTTGTTTAGGGTTATTTAGTCTCGCCACTTTAGCCGTTCAAAAACGCCAGCGTGAGATTGGGGTGCGTAAAGTAATGGGCGCTTCAGTAAAAAGTATAGTAGTACTGTTTTCCAGAGAGTTTGCCAAGCTGGTAATTATTGCTTTTGTGGTTGCAGCTCCGCTGGCTTACTTTATCATGCACAGCTGGTTACAAGATTTTGCTTATCGTATTCCCATCAGCGTATGGATCTACCTGCTGGCTGGTATTTTATCATTGGTCATTGCCCTGCTTACCGTAAGTTATCAGGTAATCAGAGCAGCGCTGGCTAATCCGGTAAATGCTTTGCGAAGCGAATGA